The following proteins come from a genomic window of Achromobacter sp. AONIH1:
- a CDS encoding TonB-dependent receptor domain-containing protein, whose protein sequence is MSTHIRSSGSRRARSIPVLALRQIPLALALAASGAVHAQGAQDGVTHQLDSVVVTASGFEQQIKEAPASISVITREELETKPFHNLADAVADVEGVTVERGGKAGGMNISIRGLPSDYTLVLVDGKRLNQNSSGARPNGFGDVDTNFIPPMAAIERIEVVRGPMSTLYGSDAMGGVINIITRKVSQEWMGQITLDGTAQGDNRYGNNYGSAFYLSGPIATDKLGLTVRGGLYRRLSANGSYPVNQAEYNSGNYTGDIAGFSGLGDSLQRNLGLRLALTPNRNHDILFDIDSNWQVFDNANGELGTLNSSVARNRQGGGYEPEMRFNRQRYALTHLGRYGGSVSSDTSLVYDTTETIGRTNPMNAPRQPTDGAKRDLEYDNWVFDTKWTMPLFNERHSLTMGGQWREQKFKDTLVSAPLNLSQYQWALFAENEWRIVDDLALTLGARYDRNEQFGGKWSPRGYLVWNATPAWTFKGGVSKGYKTPDINLMTDGIIGLGAQGTRPLLGNSQLRPETSTSSELGVVYDDGAGLTGNLTAFHTRFKDKLDNQNVANCRASGGPVPGCLDLGVWERNGVPVDNFSQRVNVDSATIKGFELGGRVPLFEGWSFNANYTLTASEVTSGAKQGQPLGSQPRHALNLGLKWQVNDKFSTWVRGEYRAKQFNDMNWEKEHVFYSPYWLASLGGSYAVSKNVTLSASVYNLFDKNFENYGPTKTGASAPTAATNWSNSYRQVLEGRRLWVSANITF, encoded by the coding sequence ATGTCCACGCACATCCGTTCCAGCGGCTCCAGGCGAGCCCGTTCCATCCCCGTCCTTGCGCTGCGCCAGATTCCCCTGGCGCTGGCCCTCGCCGCATCGGGCGCCGTCCACGCCCAGGGCGCGCAGGATGGCGTGACCCACCAGCTCGATTCCGTCGTGGTCACGGCGTCGGGCTTCGAGCAGCAGATCAAGGAAGCGCCCGCGTCCATCTCGGTCATCACGCGCGAGGAACTCGAAACCAAGCCCTTTCACAACCTGGCCGACGCGGTGGCCGATGTCGAGGGCGTGACGGTCGAGCGCGGCGGCAAGGCCGGCGGCATGAACATCAGCATCCGCGGTCTGCCCAGCGACTACACGCTGGTGCTGGTCGACGGCAAGCGGCTGAACCAGAACAGCTCCGGCGCGCGTCCCAACGGCTTTGGCGACGTCGACACCAACTTCATCCCGCCGATGGCGGCGATCGAGCGCATCGAGGTGGTGCGTGGCCCGATGTCCACGCTCTACGGCTCGGATGCCATGGGCGGCGTCATCAACATCATCACCCGCAAGGTCAGCCAGGAATGGATGGGCCAGATCACGCTGGATGGCACCGCCCAGGGCGATAACCGCTATGGCAACAACTACGGCTCCGCCTTCTACCTGAGCGGCCCCATCGCCACCGACAAGCTGGGCCTGACCGTGCGCGGCGGCCTGTACCGGCGCCTGAGCGCCAACGGCAGCTATCCGGTCAATCAGGCGGAATACAACAGCGGCAACTACACCGGCGACATCGCCGGCTTTAGCGGGCTGGGCGACAGCCTGCAGCGCAACCTGGGCCTGCGCCTGGCGCTCACGCCCAACCGCAACCACGACATCCTGTTCGACATCGACAGCAACTGGCAGGTTTTCGACAACGCCAATGGCGAGCTGGGCACGCTCAACAGCAGCGTGGCCAGGAACCGGCAGGGTGGCGGCTACGAGCCCGAGATGCGCTTCAACCGCCAGCGCTACGCGCTGACGCATCTGGGCCGCTACGGCGGCTCGGTCAGCTCCGACACCAGCCTGGTGTACGACACCACCGAGACCATCGGCCGGACCAATCCCATGAACGCGCCGCGTCAGCCGACCGACGGCGCCAAGCGCGACCTGGAATACGACAACTGGGTCTTCGACACCAAGTGGACCATGCCGTTGTTCAACGAGCGCCACAGCCTCACCATGGGCGGCCAGTGGCGCGAGCAGAAGTTCAAGGACACCCTGGTCTCGGCGCCGCTGAATCTGAGCCAGTACCAGTGGGCGCTGTTCGCCGAGAACGAGTGGCGCATCGTGGACGACCTGGCGCTGACCCTGGGCGCGCGCTACGACCGCAACGAGCAGTTCGGCGGCAAGTGGAGCCCGCGCGGCTACCTGGTCTGGAACGCCACGCCGGCGTGGACTTTCAAGGGCGGCGTGAGCAAGGGCTACAAGACGCCGGACATCAACCTGATGACCGACGGCATCATCGGCCTGGGCGCGCAGGGCACCCGGCCGCTGCTGGGCAATTCGCAACTGCGTCCCGAAACCAGCACTTCGTCGGAGCTGGGCGTGGTCTACGACGACGGCGCAGGCCTGACCGGCAACCTGACGGCGTTCCACACCCGCTTCAAGGACAAGCTCGACAACCAGAACGTGGCCAATTGCCGCGCCAGCGGCGGCCCCGTTCCGGGTTGCCTGGACCTGGGCGTGTGGGAGCGCAACGGCGTGCCGGTGGACAATTTCTCGCAGCGCGTGAATGTGGATTCGGCGACCATCAAGGGTTTCGAGCTGGGCGGCCGCGTGCCGCTGTTCGAGGGCTGGTCGTTCAACGCCAACTACACGCTGACCGCCAGCGAGGTCACGTCCGGCGCCAAGCAGGGCCAGCCGCTGGGATCGCAGCCGCGCCATGCCTTGAACCTGGGCCTGAAGTGGCAGGTCAACGACAAGTTCAGCACCTGGGTGCGCGGCGAATACCGCGCCAAGCAGTTCAACGACATGAACTGGGAAAAGGAACATGTGTTCTACAGCCCGTACTGGCTGGCCAGCCTTGGCGGCTCGTACGCGGTCAGCAAGAACGTGACCCTGTCGGCCTCGGTCTACAACCTGTTCGACAAGAACTTCGAGAACTACGGGCCGACCAAGACCGGCGCCAGCGCGCCGACCGCCGCCACCAACTGGTCCAACTCGTACCGTCAGGTGCTGGAAGGCCGGCGCCTGTGGGTGTCGGCGAACATCACGTTCTGA
- a CDS encoding TatD family hydrolase, translated as MLIDTHCHLDAAEFDADRPEVAAHALRAGVTAIVIPAVERANFGVVRDLARRTAGGAYALGIHPLYVERAGEGDLQALREAVQQALDDPRFVAIGEIGLDFFVPEIAAGAPRERQEHFYAAQLALAAEFGLPVLLHVRKSQDILLKHLRRHGRIGGIAHAFNGSAQQAQAFVDLGFALGMGGAMTYERALQIRRHATDVALEHLVLETDAPDIPPAWLHPPDRRNRPGELARIADTLATLRGLTPEQVARATSANALRVLPRLAGVVGLTPA; from the coding sequence ATGCTGATCGACACCCATTGCCATCTAGACGCCGCAGAATTCGACGCCGACCGGCCCGAGGTGGCCGCGCATGCGCTGCGGGCCGGCGTTACCGCCATCGTGATCCCGGCTGTCGAACGCGCCAACTTCGGCGTGGTGCGCGACCTGGCACGGCGCACCGCCGGCGGCGCCTATGCGCTGGGCATCCATCCGCTGTATGTCGAGCGCGCGGGCGAGGGCGACTTGCAGGCGCTGCGCGAGGCTGTTCAGCAGGCCCTTGATGATCCACGCTTCGTCGCCATCGGCGAGATCGGGTTGGATTTCTTCGTGCCTGAGATCGCCGCCGGCGCGCCGCGCGAGCGCCAGGAACATTTCTACGCGGCCCAGCTGGCGCTGGCCGCCGAATTCGGCCTGCCGGTGCTGCTGCATGTGCGCAAGTCCCAGGACATCCTGCTCAAGCACCTGCGCCGTCATGGCCGCATCGGCGGCATCGCCCATGCCTTCAACGGCAGCGCGCAACAGGCGCAAGCCTTCGTCGACCTGGGCTTCGCGCTGGGCATGGGCGGGGCCATGACCTACGAGCGGGCGCTGCAGATCCGCCGCCACGCCACCGACGTGGCGCTGGAGCACCTGGTGCTGGAAACCGACGCGCCGGACATTCCGCCCGCCTGGCTGCATCCGCCCGACCGGCGCAACCGGCCGGGCGAGCTGGCGCGTATCGCGGACACGCTGGCGACGCTGCGCGGGCTGACGCCGGAACAGGTGGCGCGGGCGACCAGCGCCAATGCCTTGCGGGTGCTGCCCAGGTTGGCCGGGGTTGTCGGACTGACGCCCGCCTGA
- the lolD gene encoding lipoprotein-releasing ABC transporter ATP-binding protein LolD yields the protein MIDSATPALQADQLVKFYDEGPTRIDVLNNVSLTVARGEMVAIVGASGSGKSTLLHILGLLDVPSSGSVTVDGKLAVGLSEARKSALRNQSLGFVYQFHHLLPEFSALDNVAMPLIVRRQDREQARAAAREVLGMVGLAAREEHYPGQLSGGERQRVALARALVTRPACVLADEPTGNLDRHTAHNMFELLSRVNRESGTAFAIVTHDPELAARADRQLLMENGRLVSG from the coding sequence ATGATTGATTCCGCCACCCCCGCGCTGCAGGCCGATCAGCTGGTCAAGTTCTACGACGAAGGGCCGACGCGCATCGACGTGCTGAACAACGTCAGCCTGACCGTGGCGCGTGGCGAGATGGTCGCCATCGTCGGCGCCTCGGGCTCGGGCAAGAGCACGCTGCTGCACATCCTGGGCCTGTTGGACGTGCCGTCCAGCGGTTCGGTCACGGTGGACGGCAAGCTGGCCGTCGGTCTGTCCGAGGCGCGCAAGAGCGCGCTGCGCAACCAGAGCCTGGGCTTCGTCTACCAGTTCCACCATCTGCTGCCGGAATTCTCGGCGCTGGACAACGTGGCCATGCCGCTGATCGTGCGGCGCCAGGATCGCGAGCAGGCCCGCGCGGCCGCGCGCGAGGTGCTGGGCATGGTGGGTCTGGCCGCGCGCGAAGAGCACTATCCCGGCCAGCTTTCCGGCGGCGAACGCCAGCGCGTGGCGCTGGCGCGCGCGCTGGTGACGCGGCCGGCCTGCGTGCTGGCCGACGAGCCCACCGGCAACCTCGACCGCCATACCGCGCACAATATGTTCGAGCTGCTGTCGCGCGTGAACCGGGAATCCGGCACGGCCTTCGCCATCGTCACGCATGATCCGGAACTGGCGGCGCGCGCCGACCGCCAGCTGCTGATGGAAAACGGCCGCCTGGTTTCAGGCTGA
- a CDS encoding lipoprotein-releasing ABC transporter permease subunit, with protein MARIRQRRGRRDRFISFVAASSMAGIALGVAALIVVLSVMNGFQKEVRDRMLSVLPHIELYIPGAAPERVLDQWQQYADAAKKNPAVKAGAPFVAAQGMLVRGQALRGVQVRGIDPATEGGVSDLPRQMVTGKLSDLKPGGFGVVLGNELADGMGVKVGDTLMMMAPQGSISPAGFAPRMRQFTVVGVFSSGHYEYDSSLAFVDDEDAARVFRDSGTAGVRLRVADMQRAPEVAAELAQVLPPYMMASDWSRNNRTWFAAVKTEKRMMFLILALIVAVAAFNLLSSLVMAVKDKQSDIAILRTLGAGPGEVARIFLVQGALIGVIGTLLGVAGGIAIAYNVDVIVPFIERLLGVQFLPREVYFISALPSDPQVSDIVTIGLTSLVLSLLATLYPSWRASRLQPAQVLRHD; from the coding sequence CTGGCCCGGATCCGCCAGCGACGCGGCCGCCGCGATCGCTTCATCTCCTTCGTCGCCGCGAGTTCGATGGCGGGCATCGCGTTGGGCGTCGCCGCCCTGATCGTGGTGCTGTCGGTCATGAACGGCTTCCAGAAGGAAGTGCGCGACCGCATGCTGTCGGTGCTGCCGCACATCGAACTCTACATACCCGGCGCCGCGCCCGAGCGCGTGCTGGACCAGTGGCAGCAGTACGCCGACGCCGCCAAGAAGAATCCCGCCGTCAAGGCCGGCGCGCCCTTCGTGGCGGCGCAGGGCATGCTGGTGCGCGGGCAGGCGCTGCGCGGCGTGCAGGTGCGCGGCATCGATCCCGCCACCGAGGGCGGCGTGTCCGACCTGCCCAGGCAGATGGTCACGGGCAAGCTGTCCGACCTGAAGCCCGGCGGCTTTGGCGTGGTGCTGGGCAACGAGCTGGCCGACGGCATGGGCGTGAAGGTCGGCGACACGCTGATGATGATGGCGCCGCAAGGCTCGATCAGCCCCGCCGGCTTCGCGCCGCGCATGCGTCAGTTCACCGTGGTGGGCGTGTTCTCTTCCGGCCACTACGAATACGATTCCTCGTTGGCCTTCGTCGACGACGAGGACGCCGCCCGCGTGTTCCGCGACAGCGGCACGGCCGGCGTGCGACTGCGCGTGGCCGACATGCAGAGGGCGCCCGAGGTGGCCGCCGAGCTGGCCCAGGTGCTGCCGCCCTACATGATGGCCAGCGACTGGTCGCGCAACAACCGCACCTGGTTCGCCGCGGTCAAGACCGAAAAGCGCATGATGTTCCTGATCCTGGCGCTGATCGTGGCCGTGGCCGCGTTCAACCTGCTGTCCTCGCTGGTGATGGCCGTCAAGGACAAGCAATCCGACATCGCCATCCTGCGCACGCTGGGCGCCGGGCCGGGCGAAGTGGCGCGCATCTTCCTGGTGCAGGGCGCGCTGATCGGCGTCATCGGCACATTGCTGGGCGTGGCCGGCGGCATCGCGATCGCCTACAACGTGGACGTGATCGTGCCCTTCATCGAACGCCTGCTGGGTGTGCAGTTCCTGCCGCGCGAGGTGTATTTCATCAGCGCGCTGCCGTCCGACCCGCAGGTCAGCGACATCGTCACCATCGGCCTGACCTCGCTGGTGCTGTCGCTGCTGGCGACGCTGTATCCCAGCTGGCGCGCCTCGCGCCTGCAACCCGCACAGGTGCTGCGCCATGATTGA
- the recJ gene encoding single-stranded-DNA-specific exonuclease RecJ, which translates to MVSPRLTVRPANQDALRALQASGIHPLLARLWAARGVTHPDQTKLAWPALLPPAGLTHSAHAAGVLADAIQAGRRLLIVADYDCDGATACAVGLRALSAMGADVDFLVPNRFETGYGLSPAVVDLAVTHRNGKPDIIITVDNGIASVDGVAAANAAGIGVVITDHHLPGDTLPDALAIVNPNQPGCGFPSKNLAGVGVIFYMMLALRAELRRRGVYAADGGPRLDALSDLVALGTVADVVKLDANNRLLVTQGLQRMRAGRLQPGLRALFAVAGREPRSANGFDLGFALGPRINAAGRLADMSLGIACLTTDDEAQALEMARELDNINRERRTIEAEMREQALAAMEEPNAAAGATVCVFDPGWHQGVVGLVASRLKEKFWRPTLAFAPAGDDEIRGSGRSIPDVHLRDALDLVSKRNPNLIRKFGGHAMAAGLTLGRNDFAAFAPAFDAAVRELTGRDSFEPVIETDGSLESGYANAEVAGLLQQQVWGAGFAAPLFLDEFTVRNQRLVGEKHLKLSLERGQQRFDAIWFGHDQSLPERIQAAYRLEQNVWNGMVSVQLVIEHAE; encoded by the coding sequence GTGGTCTCACCCCGCTTGACCGTACGCCCCGCCAACCAGGACGCGCTGCGCGCCCTGCAGGCTTCGGGCATCCATCCCCTGCTGGCGCGGCTGTGGGCCGCGCGCGGCGTCACCCATCCCGACCAGACCAAGCTGGCCTGGCCCGCGCTGCTGCCGCCGGCCGGCCTGACCCATTCCGCGCACGCCGCCGGCGTGCTGGCCGACGCCATCCAGGCCGGCCGCCGCCTGCTCATCGTGGCCGACTACGACTGCGATGGCGCCACCGCCTGCGCGGTCGGGCTGCGCGCGCTGTCGGCCATGGGCGCGGACGTGGACTTCCTGGTGCCCAACCGCTTCGAGACCGGCTACGGCCTGTCGCCTGCCGTGGTCGACCTGGCCGTGACCCATCGCAACGGCAAACCCGACATCATCATCACCGTCGACAACGGCATCGCCAGCGTCGACGGCGTGGCCGCCGCCAATGCCGCCGGCATCGGCGTGGTCATCACCGACCACCACCTGCCGGGCGACACGCTGCCCGACGCGCTGGCCATCGTGAACCCCAACCAGCCCGGCTGCGGCTTTCCGTCGAAGAACCTGGCCGGCGTGGGCGTGATCTTCTACATGATGCTGGCGCTGCGCGCCGAGCTGCGCCGGCGCGGCGTCTACGCGGCCGACGGCGGCCCCAGGCTGGACGCGCTGTCCGACCTGGTGGCGCTGGGCACCGTGGCCGACGTGGTCAAGCTGGACGCCAACAATCGCCTGCTGGTCACGCAGGGCCTGCAGCGCATGCGCGCCGGCCGCCTGCAACCGGGCCTGCGCGCCCTGTTCGCCGTGGCCGGCCGCGAGCCGCGCAGCGCCAATGGCTTCGATCTGGGCTTCGCGCTGGGTCCGCGCATCAACGCCGCCGGACGCCTGGCCGACATGAGCCTGGGCATCGCCTGCTTGACCACCGACGACGAGGCCCAGGCGCTGGAGATGGCGCGCGAGCTGGACAACATCAACCGCGAGCGGCGCACCATCGAGGCCGAGATGCGCGAACAGGCGCTGGCCGCGATGGAAGAGCCCAACGCCGCCGCCGGCGCCACCGTCTGCGTGTTCGACCCGGGCTGGCACCAGGGCGTGGTCGGCCTGGTGGCCTCGCGCCTGAAGGAGAAATTCTGGCGCCCCACGCTGGCCTTCGCGCCGGCCGGCGACGACGAGATCCGCGGCTCGGGCCGCTCGATTCCCGACGTGCACCTGCGCGACGCGCTGGACCTGGTATCCAAGCGCAACCCCAACCTGATCCGCAAGTTCGGCGGCCACGCCATGGCCGCCGGCCTGACGCTGGGCCGCAACGATTTCGCCGCCTTCGCCCCGGCCTTCGACGCCGCGGTGCGCGAGCTGACCGGCCGCGATTCGTTCGAGCCGGTCATCGAGACCGACGGCTCGCTCGAATCGGGCTACGCCAACGCGGAAGTGGCCGGTCTGCTCCAGCAACAGGTCTGGGGCGCCGGCTTCGCCGCGCCGCTGTTCCTGGACGAGTTCACCGTGCGCAACCAGCGCCTGGTCGGCGAAAAGCACCTGAAGCTGTCGCTGGAACGCGGCCAGCAACGCTTCGACGCCATCTGGTTCGGCCACGACCAGTCGCTGCCCGAACGCATCCAGGCGGCCTACCGGCTGGAGCAGAACGTGTGGAACGGGATGGTGTCGGTGCAGCTGGTCATCGAACACGCTGAATGA
- a CDS encoding MFS transporter — MENTMAPGTAPAVPASEEDRIYRKVGWRLVPLLVVCYVVAYLDRVNVGFAKLQMLQELQFSETVYGLGAGIFFIGYFLFEIPSNIILHKVGARVWIARIMITWGLISSCMMFVSSVPMFYALRFLLGAAEAGFFPGIILYLTYWYPAARRGRITTFFMTAVPMSGLIGGPISGWIMNTFHGDHGLSGWQWLFLLEGIPSVIIGVLVLLWLDDRINKAKWLTANEKAVLIRNIAAEEQHKEDPPIRAALAKPRVWAMALIYFSFVMGLYGVGFWMPTLIKATGVQSPLAIGLLTAVPNLFAVIGMILIARNSDRNRERRWHVAIPALFGALGLLFSAVWSGNTVLAIVALTVANIGICTVLPLFWSLPTALLGGTAAAAGIALINSVGNLAGFVSPYLVGWLKDMTGTTNTGLYMLAACLVVGALVALAQPAKLVNK, encoded by the coding sequence ATGGAAAACACCATGGCCCCCGGCACGGCGCCGGCGGTACCGGCGTCAGAGGAAGACCGGATCTACCGCAAGGTGGGGTGGCGGCTGGTGCCGCTGCTGGTGGTCTGCTACGTCGTGGCCTATCTGGACCGCGTCAACGTGGGCTTCGCCAAGCTGCAGATGCTGCAGGAACTGCAATTCAGCGAGACGGTGTACGGGCTGGGCGCCGGGATCTTCTTCATCGGCTACTTCCTGTTCGAGATTCCCAGCAACATCATCCTGCACAAGGTCGGGGCGCGCGTCTGGATCGCGCGCATCATGATCACCTGGGGCCTCATTTCCTCGTGCATGATGTTCGTGAGCAGCGTGCCCATGTTCTATGCGCTGCGCTTCCTGCTGGGCGCGGCCGAGGCGGGCTTCTTCCCCGGCATCATCCTGTACCTGACCTACTGGTATCCGGCCGCGCGGCGCGGGCGCATCACCACCTTCTTCATGACGGCGGTGCCCATGTCGGGCCTGATCGGCGGGCCCATCTCGGGCTGGATCATGAACACCTTCCATGGCGACCACGGCCTGTCGGGCTGGCAGTGGCTGTTCCTGCTGGAAGGCATCCCCTCGGTCATCATCGGCGTGCTGGTGCTGCTGTGGCTGGACGACCGCATCAACAAGGCCAAGTGGCTGACCGCCAATGAAAAGGCCGTGCTGATCCGCAACATCGCCGCCGAGGAGCAGCACAAGGAAGATCCGCCGATCCGCGCCGCGCTGGCCAAGCCGCGCGTCTGGGCCATGGCGCTGATCTACTTCTCGTTCGTGATGGGCCTGTATGGGGTTGGTTTCTGGATGCCGACGCTGATCAAGGCCACCGGCGTGCAGAGCCCGCTGGCCATCGGCCTGTTGACGGCGGTGCCCAACCTGTTCGCGGTCATCGGCATGATCCTGATCGCGCGCAACTCCGACCGCAACCGCGAGCGCCGCTGGCACGTCGCCATTCCGGCGCTGTTCGGCGCGCTGGGCCTGCTGTTCTCGGCGGTATGGAGCGGCAACACCGTCCTGGCCATCGTCGCGCTGACCGTGGCCAACATCGGCATCTGCACCGTGCTGCCGCTGTTCTGGAGCCTGCCGACCGCGCTGCTGGGCGGCACCGCCGCCGCGGCCGGCATCGCGCTGATCAACTCGGTGGGCAACCTGGCCGGCTTCGTCAGCCCCTACCTGGTCGGCTGGCTCAAGGACATGACCGGCACCACCAACACCGGCCTGTACATGCTGGCCGCCTGCCTGGTGGTCGGCGCGCTGGTGGCGCTGGCGCAGCCCGCCAAGCTAGTCAATAAGTAG
- the prfB gene encoding peptide chain release factor 2 (programmed frameshift), translating to MEAERQNQLAARLADYAEREQALRRYLDYDAKAERLQVVNAELEDPSVWNDPKHAQDLGREKKALEDVVETLTALGTGLSDSNELFELAASDDDDATLESIELDANGFQEKLEALEFRRMFSNPADPLNCFLDIQAGAGGTEAQDWASMLLRQYLKYAERKGFKAEVLEESEGEVAGLKSATIKIEGEYAFGYLRTETGVHRLVRKSPFDSSGGRHTSFASVFVYPEVDDSFEVEVNPADLRVDTYRASGAGGQHINKTDSAVRLTHMPTGIVVQCQNDRSQHRNRAEAMQMLKSKLYELEMRNRMAEQQKLEDSKTDVGWGHQIRSYVLDQSRIKDLRTNVEISNTQKVLDGDLDPFIQASLKQGV from the exons ATGGAAGCCGAACGTCAGAACCAGCTCGCCGCCCGCCTCGCCGACTACGCGGAGCGCGAACAGGCTCTACGGAGGTATCTT GACTACGATGCCAAAGCCGAACGCCTGCAAGTCGTAAACGCCGAGCTGGAAGATCCCTCGGTCTGGAACGATCCCAAGCACGCCCAGGACCTGGGCCGTGAGAAGAAAGCCCTGGAAGACGTGGTGGAAACGCTGACCGCGCTGGGCACCGGCCTGTCCGACTCGAACGAGCTGTTCGAGCTGGCCGCCTCGGACGACGACGACGCCACGCTCGAATCGATCGAGCTGGACGCCAACGGCTTCCAGGAAAAGCTGGAAGCGCTGGAATTCCGCCGCATGTTCTCGAACCCGGCCGACCCGCTGAACTGCTTCCTGGACATCCAGGCCGGCGCCGGCGGCACGGAAGCGCAGGACTGGGCCTCGATGCTGCTGCGCCAGTACCTGAAGTACGCCGAGCGCAAGGGCTTCAAGGCCGAAGTGCTGGAAGAATCCGAAGGCGAAGTCGCGGGTCTGAAATCCGCCACCATCAAGATCGAGGGCGAGTACGCCTTCGGCTACCTGCGCACCGAGACCGGCGTGCACCGCCTGGTGCGCAAGAGCCCGTTCGACTCGTCGGGCGGCCGCCACACGTCGTTCGCCAGCGTGTTCGTCTACCCCGAAGTCGACGATTCCTTCGAGGTCGAGGTCAATCCGGCCGACCTGCGCGTGGACACCTACCGCGCGTCCGGCGCCGGCGGCCAGCACATCAACAAGACCGACTCGGCCGTGCGCCTGACGCACATGCCGACCGGCATCGTGGTGCAGTGCCAGAACGACCGTTCGCAGCACCGCAACCGCGCCGAAGCCATGCAGATGCTGAAGTCCAAGCTCTACGAGCTGGAAATGCGCAATCGCATGGCCGAGCAGCAGAAGCTGGAAGACTCCAAGACCGACGTGGGCTGGGGCCACCAGATCCGTTCCTATGTGCTGGACCAGAGCCGCATCAAGGACCTGCGCACCAACGTGGAAATCTCCAACACCCAGAAGGTGCTGGACGGCGACCTGGACCCGTTCATCCAGGCCAGCCTGAAGCAAGGCGTCTGA
- a CDS encoding SDR family oxidoreductase: MTHTVAILTGASRGIGAAMARQLAKPGTRLITLARREDPELAAHARAQDAQLEQLAVDLSDLRAAEQAAERICAALPRDAKRYLLINNAGTVHPVSGTDALIDGQAIASAFNLNVTAVMLLTARFLAAVEDLPADRRVLNISSGAGRNPNAGWGVYCATKAALDMYSRVVKQEQGETGARVVSLAPGIVDTDMQVAIRSSDPAHFPALSKFQEFHATGKLSSPANVATRILAYLDRDDFGTTEIDDIRNYD; this comes from the coding sequence ATGACTCACACCGTCGCCATCCTCACCGGCGCCTCGCGCGGCATCGGCGCCGCCATGGCGCGCCAGCTGGCCAAACCGGGCACGCGCCTGATCACGCTGGCCCGCCGCGAGGATCCCGAGCTGGCCGCGCACGCGCGCGCCCAGGACGCGCAGCTGGAGCAGCTGGCCGTGGACCTGTCCGACCTGCGCGCCGCCGAACAGGCCGCCGAACGGATCTGCGCCGCGCTGCCGCGCGACGCCAAGCGCTACCTGCTGATCAACAACGCGGGCACGGTGCATCCTGTGTCCGGCACCGACGCGCTGATCGACGGCCAGGCCATCGCCTCGGCCTTCAACCTGAACGTCACCGCCGTCATGCTGCTGACCGCGCGCTTCCTGGCCGCGGTCGAGGACCTTCCGGCCGACCGCCGCGTGCTGAACATCTCGTCCGGCGCGGGCCGCAATCCCAACGCCGGCTGGGGCGTGTACTGCGCCACCAAGGCGGCGCTGGACATGTACTCGCGCGTGGTCAAGCAGGAACAGGGCGAGACCGGCGCGCGCGTCGTCTCGCTGGCGCCCGGCATCGTCGACACCGACATGCAGGTCGCGATCCGCTCCAGCGACCCGGCGCATTTCCCCGCGCTGTCCAAGTTCCAGGAATTCCACGCCACCGGCAAGCTGTCCTCGCCCGCCAACGTGGCCACCCGCATCCTCGCCTACCTGGATCGCGACGATTTCGGCACGACTGAAATCGACGACATCCGCAATTACGACTGA